One window of the bacterium genome contains the following:
- a CDS encoding N-acetylmuramoyl-L-alanine amidase: MRIIEKIVLHCSDSAFGDAATINQWHIERGFKKIGYHYVILNGYRTSSNYRSRKMDCIVGEVEIGRELSEIGAHVAGHNRNSIGICLIGNTVFSEAQLEAARRLIVDKLLQQFPGAKLLGHHELDPKKTCPNLEMIQLRKQWGITV, encoded by the coding sequence ATGCGAATAATCGAGAAAATAGTATTGCACTGTTCCGACAGTGCTTTTGGCGATGCTGCGACCATTAATCAGTGGCATATCGAGCGTGGATTTAAGAAGATTGGTTACCACTACGTGATATTGAATGGTTATCGCACCAGTAGTAACTATCGCAGTCGAAAGATGGATTGCATCGTCGGGGAAGTAGAAATCGGACGCGAACTATCGGAAATCGGTGCGCATGTCGCTGGGCATAACCGAAATAGTATCGGGATTTGTTTGATTGGGAATACAGTGTTTTCTGAAGCACAATTGGAAGCGGCACGGCGTTTGATTGTCGATAAGCTGTTGCAACAATTCCCCGGTGCGAAATTGCTCGGACATCACGAACTTGACCCCAAGAAAACCTGTCCGAATCTCGAAATGATTCAATTGCGTAAACAGTGGGGTATTACAGTGTAG